Proteins encoded within one genomic window of Sphaerotilus montanus:
- the aceF gene encoding dihydrolipoyllysine-residue acetyltransferase, whose amino-acid sequence MALIEVKVPDIGDFKDVAIIEVLVKVGDTIKAEQSLLTVESDKASMEIPSSHAGVVKELKVALGDKVNEGSVVVMLEVAGAAAAAPAPAAAPVAAPAAAPVAAPAPAPAVAAVAAAGPVEVFVPDIGDFDEVAVIELMVKVGDTVKAEQSLITVESDKASMEIPSSHAGVVRALKVALGDKVKKGSLIVVLDGVAGAAAPAAPAAAPAPVAAPAVAAAVPAAAPVAAPAAAVAAVPAHDPTVQKFDLPHASPSMRKFARELGVPLAEVKGSGPKGRITEADIQGFVKGVMAGAVQTAAQKAAAPAPAPAAAAGGAFPGLLAWPKVDFAKFGPVERKDLSRIKKISGANLHRNWVVIPHVTNHDDADITDLEAFRVATNKENEKSGVKVTMLAFMIKAAVAALKKFPEFNSSLDGEQLVLKNYFHIGFAADTPNGLVVPVIKDCDKKGIVQISQEMGDLAKKARDGKLGPADMSGACFTISSLGGIGGRYFTPIINAPEVAIMGVCKSQIEPKWDGKQFQPRLMLPLSLSWDHRVIDGASAARFNVYFASLLADFRRIVL is encoded by the coding sequence ATGGCATTGATCGAAGTGAAAGTCCCGGACATCGGCGACTTCAAGGACGTGGCGATCATCGAGGTGCTCGTCAAGGTGGGTGACACCATCAAGGCGGAGCAGAGCCTGCTGACGGTGGAGTCGGACAAGGCCTCGATGGAGATTCCCTCGTCGCACGCCGGCGTGGTGAAGGAACTCAAGGTCGCGCTGGGCGACAAGGTGAACGAAGGCAGCGTGGTGGTGATGCTGGAGGTGGCCGGCGCGGCCGCTGCGGCGCCCGCTCCCGCTGCTGCGCCGGTGGCAGCGCCTGCCGCCGCTCCGGTGGCAGCACCCGCACCGGCTCCGGCCGTGGCGGCGGTGGCTGCCGCGGGTCCGGTCGAGGTGTTCGTGCCCGACATCGGTGACTTCGACGAAGTCGCGGTCATCGAGCTGATGGTCAAGGTCGGCGACACGGTCAAGGCCGAGCAGAGCCTGATCACGGTCGAGTCCGACAAGGCGTCGATGGAGATTCCGTCGAGCCACGCGGGCGTGGTGCGCGCACTGAAGGTCGCGCTGGGCGACAAGGTGAAGAAGGGCTCGCTGATCGTCGTGCTCGACGGCGTGGCGGGTGCGGCTGCACCGGCCGCTCCGGCGGCGGCGCCGGCGCCGGTGGCCGCGCCGGCGGTTGCCGCGGCCGTGCCCGCTGCCGCACCGGTGGCGGCTCCCGCTGCTGCCGTGGCGGCGGTGCCGGCGCACGACCCGACCGTGCAGAAGTTCGACCTCCCGCACGCCTCGCCGTCGATGCGCAAGTTCGCCCGCGAACTGGGCGTGCCGCTGGCCGAGGTCAAGGGCTCCGGTCCGAAGGGCCGCATCACCGAGGCCGACATCCAGGGCTTCGTGAAGGGCGTGATGGCGGGTGCCGTGCAGACGGCGGCCCAGAAGGCTGCAGCGCCCGCACCGGCTCCGGCCGCGGCGGCTGGTGGCGCCTTCCCGGGCCTGCTGGCCTGGCCGAAGGTGGACTTCGCCAAGTTCGGCCCGGTCGAGCGCAAGGACCTCTCGCGCATCAAGAAGATCTCGGGCGCCAACCTGCACCGCAACTGGGTCGTCATCCCGCACGTCACCAACCACGACGACGCGGACATCACCGACCTCGAAGCCTTCCGCGTGGCGACGAACAAGGAAAACGAGAAGTCCGGCGTCAAGGTCACGATGCTGGCCTTCATGATCAAGGCGGCGGTCGCGGCACTGAAGAAGTTCCCCGAGTTCAACTCCTCGCTCGACGGCGAGCAGCTGGTGCTGAAGAACTACTTCCACATCGGCTTCGCGGCGGACACGCCCAACGGCCTGGTGGTCCCGGTCATCAAGGACTGCGACAAGAAGGGCATTGTCCAGATCAGCCAGGAGATGGGCGACCTGGCCAAGAAGGCACGCGACGGCAAGCTGGGTCCGGCCGACATGAGCGGCGCCTGCTTCACGATCTCGTCGCTGGGCGGCATCGGTGGCCGGTACTTCACGCCGATCATCAACGCGCCGGAAGTCGCGATCATGGGCGTCTGCAAGAGCCAGATCGAGCCGAAGTGGGACGGCAAGCAGTTCCAGCCGCGCCTGATGCTCCCGCTGTCGCTGTCATGGGACCACCGTGTCATCGACGGCGCGTCTGCCGCCCGCTTCAACGTCTACTTCGCATCGCTGCTGGCGGACTTCCGCCGCATCGTGCTGTGA
- the lpdA gene encoding dihydrolipoyl dehydrogenase produces the protein MALIEVQVPDIGDFKDVAIIELLVKPGDTVKAEQSLITVESDKASMEIPSSHAGVVKELKVAIGDKMNQGSVILVLDSADAAAAAAAPAPAPAAAAPVAAPAPVAVAAGPAGSYSGAADVECDLLVLGAGPGGYSAAFRAADLGLKVVIVERYATLGGVCLNVGCIPSKALLHVAAVMDEVSHLGDLGVEFGAPSLNIDKLRGHKDKVIGKLTGGLAAMAKMRKVTTVRGVGQFLDPYHVQVEETTGAGTERAGGAKVVKFKHAIIAAGSQAVRLPFFPQDERIVDSTGALALKAVPKKMLIVGGGIIGLEMGTVYSTLGARLDVVEMLDGLMQGADRDLVKVWQKMNAKRFDNILLKTKTVGAEASPEGIKVQFEGLDGTKSEGVYDLVLQAVGRTPNGKKLAADKAGVAVTDRGFINVDIQMRTNVPHIFAIGDIVGQPMLAHKAVHEAHVAAEVIAGTLQGNKELASAAFNARVIPSVAYTDPEVAWVGLTEDQAKAQGIKVKKGLFPWTASGRAIANGRDEGFTKLLFDDSPEAHGHGKILGGGIVGTHAGDMIGEIALAIEMGADAVDIGKTIHPHPTLGESIGMAAEVAHGSCTDLPPSKK, from the coding sequence ATGGCATTGATCGAAGTACAAGTCCCCGACATCGGCGACTTCAAGGACGTGGCGATCATCGAGCTGCTGGTGAAACCCGGCGACACGGTGAAGGCCGAGCAGAGCCTGATCACGGTCGAATCCGACAAGGCGTCGATGGAAATTCCGTCGAGCCATGCGGGCGTGGTCAAGGAGCTGAAGGTTGCCATCGGCGACAAGATGAACCAGGGCAGCGTGATCCTGGTGCTGGACAGCGCGGATGCGGCGGCTGCTGCCGCAGCGCCGGCCCCGGCACCTGCTGCAGCGGCTCCGGTCGCGGCGCCGGCTCCGGTGGCGGTCGCCGCTGGTCCTGCCGGCAGCTACAGCGGCGCGGCCGATGTCGAGTGCGATTTGCTCGTGCTCGGCGCCGGCCCCGGCGGCTACTCGGCGGCGTTCCGCGCGGCCGACCTGGGCCTGAAGGTCGTCATCGTCGAGCGTTATGCGACGCTGGGTGGTGTCTGCCTGAACGTCGGCTGCATCCCGTCGAAGGCGCTGCTGCACGTCGCGGCCGTGATGGACGAGGTGTCGCACCTGGGTGACCTGGGCGTCGAGTTCGGTGCCCCGAGCCTGAACATCGACAAGCTGCGTGGCCACAAGGACAAGGTCATCGGCAAGCTGACCGGCGGCCTCGCCGCGATGGCCAAGATGCGCAAGGTCACCACCGTGCGCGGCGTCGGCCAGTTCCTCGACCCGTACCACGTCCAGGTCGAAGAGACCACGGGCGCGGGCACGGAGCGCGCGGGCGGTGCCAAGGTCGTCAAGTTCAAGCACGCCATCATCGCGGCGGGCTCGCAAGCCGTGCGCCTGCCGTTCTTCCCGCAGGATGAGCGCATCGTCGACTCGACCGGGGCGCTCGCGCTCAAGGCCGTGCCGAAGAAGATGCTCATCGTCGGCGGCGGCATCATCGGCCTCGAAATGGGCACCGTCTACAGCACGCTGGGCGCCCGCCTGGACGTGGTGGAGATGCTCGACGGGCTGATGCAGGGCGCGGACCGCGACCTCGTCAAGGTCTGGCAGAAGATGAACGCCAAGCGCTTCGACAACATCCTGTTGAAGACGAAGACCGTCGGCGCCGAAGCCTCCCCCGAAGGCATCAAGGTGCAGTTCGAGGGGCTGGACGGCACGAAGTCGGAAGGCGTCTACGACCTGGTGCTGCAAGCTGTGGGCCGCACGCCCAATGGCAAGAAGCTCGCGGCTGACAAGGCGGGTGTGGCCGTGACCGATCGCGGCTTCATCAACGTCGACATCCAGATGCGCACCAACGTGCCGCACATCTTCGCCATCGGCGACATCGTCGGGCAGCCGATGCTGGCGCACAAGGCGGTGCATGAGGCGCACGTCGCGGCGGAAGTCATCGCCGGCACGCTGCAGGGCAACAAGGAACTGGCCTCGGCTGCGTTCAACGCCCGCGTGATCCCGAGCGTGGCCTACACCGATCCGGAAGTGGCGTGGGTCGGGCTGACCGAGGACCAGGCGAAGGCGCAGGGGATCAAGGTCAAGAAGGGCCTGTTCCCGTGGACGGCGTCCGGTCGCGCGATCGCCAACGGCCGCGACGAAGGCTTCACGAAGCTGCTGTTCGACGATTCACCCGAGGCCCACGGCCACGGCAAGATCCTCGGCGGCGGCATCGTCGGCACGCACGCGGGCGACATGATCGGCGAGATCGCGCTGGCGATCGAGATGGGCGCGGACGCGGTGGACATCGGGAAGACGATTCATCCGCATCCGACGCTGGGTGAGTCGATCGGGATGGCGGCTGAGGTCGCGCACGGCAGTTGTACGGATCTGCCGCCGAGCAAGAAGTAA
- a CDS encoding transposase, whose protein sequence is MDTSQIGTQDVAAAAKRRWRRHSPEFKARVIELARQPGASVAAVALANGLNANMLRRWVHEAAAGGGASKATATSVAPALAGFVQLPMREAEHHAVLDAQPVPPTVPRPPDITVEIHRGGTTVNARLPMDERSAAWLREVLG, encoded by the coding sequence ATGGACACTTCTCAAATCGGAACCCAAGACGTTGCTGCAGCGGCCAAGCGACGCTGGCGGCGGCATTCTCCGGAATTCAAGGCGCGAGTGATCGAGCTGGCGCGGCAGCCTGGCGCATCGGTGGCGGCCGTAGCGCTGGCCAACGGCCTGAACGCCAACATGCTGCGCCGCTGGGTCCATGAAGCGGCGGCCGGCGGTGGCGCCTCGAAGGCCACAGCCACCAGCGTTGCGCCGGCGTTGGCGGGCTTCGTGCAGTTGCCGATGCGCGAAGCCGAGCATCACGCCGTGCTCGATGCCCAGCCGGTGCCGCCGACGGTACCCCGGCCCCCCGACATCACGGTGGAGATCCACCGCGGGGGCACCACGGTGAACGCCAGGCTGCCCATGGATGAGCGCAGCGCCGCGTGGCTGCGCGAGGTGCTGGGATGA
- the tnpB gene encoding IS66 family insertion sequence element accessory protein TnpB (TnpB, as the term is used for proteins encoded by IS66 family insertion elements, is considered an accessory protein, since TnpC, encoded by a neighboring gene, is a DDE family transposase.) produces MIRVDAVWLAVQPLDMRLGTEAALARVVGVFGAAHPNHAYLFANRRANRMKVLVHDGIGVWLAARRLNAGKFVWPADAASTLQLTRPQLDALVLGLPWQRLGDAGIIRVI; encoded by the coding sequence ATGATCCGCGTCGATGCGGTGTGGCTGGCCGTGCAACCCCTGGACATGCGCCTGGGCACTGAAGCCGCGCTGGCCCGTGTGGTCGGCGTCTTCGGCGCCGCACACCCGAACCATGCCTACCTCTTCGCCAACCGGCGCGCCAACCGCATGAAGGTGCTGGTACACGATGGCATCGGGGTGTGGCTGGCGGCCCGGCGGCTGAACGCCGGCAAGTTCGTCTGGCCTGCCGACGCCGCGAGTACGCTGCAACTGACGCGTCCGCAGCTCGATGCCCTGGTGCTGGGTCTGCCTTGGCAGCGCCTGGGCGATGCGGGAATCATCCGCGTGATCTGA